In one Sulfitobacter sp. LCG007 genomic region, the following are encoded:
- a CDS encoding ABC transporter ATP-binding protein codes for MSLLSLRGIEAFYGPSQALFGVDLELGEGEVCALMGRNGMGKSSTIKVICRMLRHSAGTVQFAGEDIAALPSFRAARRGLGLVPEGRRCFPNLTVGENLMAAARPGPWNETRVGELFPRLAQRRDQMAVSLSGGEQQMLAIGRALMTNPRLMLLDEATEGLAPVVRQEIWAAVRRLKSETGLALLVVDKSLAELRGVADRAVVLERGATVWAGDMAALDTVVAERYLGV; via the coding sequence ATGAGCCTTCTGTCGCTGCGCGGTATCGAAGCCTTCTACGGGCCGAGCCAGGCGCTTTTCGGGGTCGACCTGGAGCTCGGCGAAGGCGAGGTCTGCGCGCTCATGGGGCGCAACGGCATGGGCAAGTCCTCGACCATCAAGGTGATCTGCCGGATGCTGCGCCATTCCGCGGGAACGGTGCAATTCGCGGGCGAGGACATCGCCGCGCTGCCGTCCTTCAGGGCGGCACGGCGCGGCCTGGGGCTCGTGCCCGAGGGGCGGCGCTGCTTTCCAAACCTCACGGTGGGCGAGAACCTCATGGCCGCCGCGCGACCGGGCCCCTGGAACGAGACGCGGGTCGGCGAGCTTTTTCCAAGACTGGCGCAGCGGCGGGACCAGATGGCGGTGTCGCTCTCGGGCGGGGAACAGCAGATGCTGGCGATCGGCCGGGCGCTGATGACGAACCCGCGCCTGATGCTGCTCGACGAAGCGACGGAAGGGCTGGCGCCCGTGGTGCGCCAGGAGATATGGGCCGCGGTACGGCGGCTGAAATCGGAAACCGGGCTCGCGCTGCTCGTGGTGGACAAGTCGCTGGCCGAGCTGCGCGGCGTGGCCGATCGGGCGGTGGTGCTCGAACGCGGGGCGACGGTCTGGGCGGGCGACATGGCCGCGCTCGATACGGTCGTGGCAGAGCGGTATCTCGGCGTCTGA
- a CDS encoding cupin domain-containing protein, whose amino-acid sequence MGDLGKGITEDGTGFDGLEWDILGQRYFPKAICDSSFAFETNSEPGQFVPVHIHPDQDEFILVQEGELDLKLDGEWSKAGPGDLVRMPRGVPHGYFNKSDKPCRALFWVSPAGRLKDLFVALDRQTDIQRIIALSAEHDVEFLPEEANA is encoded by the coding sequence ATGGGCGATCTGGGCAAGGGCATCACGGAAGACGGGACCGGGTTCGACGGGCTCGAATGGGACATCCTCGGGCAGCGCTACTTCCCGAAGGCGATATGCGACTCGAGCTTCGCCTTCGAGACCAATTCCGAACCGGGGCAGTTCGTGCCCGTGCACATCCATCCCGATCAGGACGAGTTCATCCTCGTGCAGGAGGGCGAACTGGACCTGAAGCTGGACGGTGAATGGTCCAAGGCCGGACCGGGCGATCTGGTGCGCATGCCAAGGGGAGTCCCCCACGGCTATTTCAACAAGTCCGACAAGCCCTGCCGGGCGCTGTTCTGGGTCTCTCCGGCGGGCCGGCTGAAGGACCTCTTCGTGGCGCTCGACCGGCAGACGGACATACAAAGGATCATCGCGCTTTCCGCCGAGCACGATGTGGAATTTCTGCCCGAAGAGGCGAACGCCTGA
- a CDS encoding ABC transporter ATP-binding protein: protein MTEPLLDIRGLRKSFGALAATDDVSLTLRPGEIHALIGPNGAGKSTLIKQIAGNLLPDAGTIRFAGQDVTALDTVGRARLGLGRTFQISSLAMEFTVLQNTVLGALGREGSVWRFFAPVMGDAALRQHALEALERVGLADLALRRTSELSHGQRRQLEVAVALTLRPRAFLMDEPMAGLGAEGSKLLTGFLDGLRAEAPILLVEHDMDAVFALADRISVLVYGKVIATGTADEIRANPDVREAYLGEEALS from the coding sequence ATGACTGAGCCGCTTCTCGACATCAGGGGTCTGCGCAAGTCCTTCGGAGCGCTCGCGGCCACGGACGACGTGTCGCTGACGTTGCGACCGGGCGAGATCCACGCGCTGATCGGGCCGAACGGGGCGGGCAAGTCGACGCTGATCAAGCAGATCGCGGGCAACCTGCTGCCCGACGCGGGAACGATCCGTTTCGCGGGGCAGGATGTGACAGCGCTCGACACGGTCGGGCGCGCGCGGCTGGGGCTGGGGCGGACCTTCCAGATTTCATCGCTGGCGATGGAGTTCACCGTTTTGCAGAACACGGTTCTGGGGGCGCTCGGGCGGGAAGGGTCGGTCTGGCGATTCTTCGCGCCAGTAATGGGCGACGCGGCGTTGCGGCAGCACGCCCTTGAGGCGCTGGAGCGGGTGGGACTGGCCGATCTCGCGCTTCGCCGAACGTCGGAGCTGTCACATGGTCAGCGCCGCCAGCTCGAGGTCGCCGTGGCGCTGACCCTGCGCCCGCGGGCCTTCCTGATGGACGAACCGATGGCGGGGCTTGGGGCCGAGGGCTCGAAGCTGCTGACCGGATTTCTCGACGGGCTGCGCGCCGAGGCGCCGATCCTGCTGGTCGAACATGACATGGACGCGGTCTTCGCGCTGGCCGATCGTATATCGGTCCTGGTCTACGGCAAGGTGATCGCGACCGGCACGGCCGATGAGATCCGGGCCAACCCGGACGTGCGCGAGGCCTATCTGGGCGAGGAGGCGCTCTCATGA
- a CDS encoding branched-chain amino acid ABC transporter permease: MSLLLLVEQVLNGLQSGVMLFLMAAGLTLIFGVMGLINLAHGSLYMVGAFAAAAVAGATGSFVLALMASLAAAAAAGAVVELLVIRRLYARDHLDQVLATFALILIFSEGTRWLFGSFPLYLDIPDALSGAVTMPGGITYPVYRLFIIAVGLVLAAALFLLISRTRVGMRIRAGESDREMIAALGVDISKLYTLVFALGAALAGLAGALVGAIQSVQVGMGEPVLILAFVVIVIGGIGSIKGALVGGLLVGLTDTLGKVLLPVIFGAFMEPSAATAIGSALASMAIYILMAAVLLFRPTGLYGTA, from the coding sequence ATGTCCCTCCTGCTTCTCGTCGAACAGGTCCTCAACGGCCTGCAGTCCGGCGTCATGCTTTTCCTGATGGCCGCCGGCCTGACGCTGATCTTCGGCGTCATGGGCCTGATCAACCTCGCACATGGCTCGCTCTACATGGTGGGGGCCTTCGCCGCGGCTGCGGTGGCCGGGGCGACCGGGTCCTTCGTGCTCGCACTGATGGCCAGCCTCGCCGCTGCCGCCGCTGCCGGGGCCGTCGTCGAGCTTCTGGTGATCCGCAGGCTCTATGCGCGTGATCATCTCGACCAGGTTCTGGCCACCTTCGCGCTCATCCTCATCTTCTCGGAAGGCACCCGCTGGCTCTTTGGGTCCTTTCCGCTCTATCTCGACATTCCCGATGCCCTGTCGGGCGCCGTCACCATGCCGGGCGGCATCACCTATCCGGTCTACCGGCTGTTCATCATCGCCGTGGGCCTCGTGCTCGCCGCCGCCCTTTTCCTGCTGATCTCGCGCACGCGCGTCGGCATGCGCATCCGCGCGGGCGAAAGCGACCGCGAGATGATCGCGGCGCTCGGGGTGGACATATCGAAGCTTTATACGCTGGTGTTTGCCCTCGGTGCCGCGCTGGCGGGACTGGCGGGCGCGCTGGTGGGCGCGATCCAGTCGGTGCAGGTCGGCATGGGCGAGCCGGTGCTCATCCTCGCCTTTGTCGTCATCGTCATCGGTGGCATCGGCTCGATCAAGGGCGCGCTGGTTGGCGGGTTGCTGGTCGGGCTGACCGATACCCTCGGCAAGGTTCTGCTGCCGGTCATCTTCGGCGCCTTCATGGAACCCTCGGCGGCAACGGCCATCGGGTCCGCCCTTGCCTCGATGGCGATCTACATCCTCATGGCCGCCGTGCTGCTGTTCCGGCCCACCGGCCTCTACGGGACGGCCTGA
- a CDS encoding AMP-binding protein, whose protein sequence is MRPSGHEDTFARDNLPPEAGWPDLLLDGFDYPDRLNAAVELTDAMVAKGFGDQTALIGNGRRRTYKELSDWTNRLAHALVEDLGLRPGNRVLIRSANNPAMVACWLAATKAGAVVVNSMPMLRAGELGQIVDKAEIALALCDTRLLEELTACAKDSRFLRTVVGFDGTSNHDAELDRLALEKPVRFEAVDTAQDDVALLGFTSGTTGSPKATMHFHRDLLIIADGYARNVLGVTPEDIFIGSPPLAFTFGLGGLAIFPLRFGAAATLLETASPPNMIEIIEKYRATVCFTAPTAYRAMLAAMEQGADLSSLRAAVSAGETLPAPVYHDWIEKTGKPMLDGIGSTEMLHIFITNRFDDHRAACTGKPVPGYEAKVIDAEGNEVPRGTVGRLAVRGPTGCRYLADPRQADYVADGWNVTGDSFSMDDDGYLHFAARNDDMIVSAGYNIAGPEVEAALLSHPDVAECAVVGAPDEARGHIVQAHVVLSNGAAPSAEMAKLLQDHVKAQIAPFKYPRDIRFVEALPKTATGKIQRFALRQKA, encoded by the coding sequence ATGCGGCCGAGCGGTCATGAGGATACCTTCGCCAGGGACAACCTGCCGCCTGAGGCAGGATGGCCCGACCTCCTGCTCGACGGTTTCGACTATCCCGACCGTCTGAACGCCGCGGTTGAACTGACGGACGCTATGGTCGCGAAGGGGTTCGGCGACCAAACGGCCCTGATCGGCAACGGGCGGCGGCGCACCTACAAGGAGCTATCGGACTGGACCAACCGGCTGGCCCATGCACTGGTCGAGGACCTGGGCCTCAGGCCGGGCAACCGGGTGCTCATCCGCTCTGCGAACAACCCGGCCATGGTGGCCTGCTGGCTCGCGGCGACCAAGGCGGGCGCGGTCGTGGTCAACTCGATGCCCATGCTGCGGGCGGGCGAACTGGGCCAGATCGTCGACAAGGCCGAGATCGCCCTTGCCCTTTGCGACACGCGCCTGCTCGAGGAACTGACCGCCTGCGCCAAGGACAGCCGTTTCCTCAGGACGGTCGTGGGCTTCGACGGCACCTCGAACCATGACGCCGAACTCGACCGGCTGGCGCTCGAGAAGCCGGTGCGCTTCGAGGCGGTGGACACGGCGCAGGACGATGTCGCCCTGCTGGGTTTCACCAGCGGCACGACGGGCAGTCCCAAGGCGACGATGCACTTCCACCGCGACCTGCTGATCATCGCCGACGGCTACGCCAGAAACGTGCTCGGCGTCACGCCAGAGGACATCTTCATCGGATCCCCGCCGCTTGCCTTCACCTTCGGGCTGGGGGGGCTGGCCATCTTCCCGCTGCGGTTCGGGGCCGCGGCGACTCTGCTCGAGACCGCGTCGCCGCCCAACATGATCGAGATCATCGAGAAATACCGCGCCACCGTCTGCTTCACCGCGCCGACGGCCTATCGCGCCATGCTCGCGGCGATGGAGCAGGGGGCGGACCTGTCGAGCCTGCGCGCCGCCGTGTCGGCGGGCGAGACGCTGCCGGCCCCGGTCTATCACGACTGGATTGAAAAGACCGGCAAGCCGATGCTGGACGGCATCGGCTCGACCGAGATGCTTCACATCTTCATCACCAACCGCTTCGACGACCACCGCGCCGCCTGCACGGGCAAGCCGGTCCCGGGCTACGAGGCCAAGGTGATCGACGCCGAGGGCAACGAGGTGCCACGGGGCACGGTGGGGCGGCTCGCCGTACGCGGGCCCACGGGCTGCCGCTATCTCGCCGATCCGCGCCAGGCGGATTATGTCGCGGATGGCTGGAACGTCACGGGCGACAGTTTCTCCATGGATGACGATGGCTATCTGCATTTCGCCGCGCGCAACGACGACATGATCGTCTCGGCTGGCTACAACATCGCCGGGCCCGAGGTCGAGGCGGCGCTTCTGTCCCATCCCGATGTGGCCGAATGCGCCGTGGTGGGGGCCCCGGACGAGGCGCGCGGCCACATCGTGCAGGCGCATGTGGTGCTGAGCAATGGGGCGGCGCCGTCGGCCGAGATGGCCAAGCTGCTGCAGGATCACGTGAAGGCGCAGATCGCGCCCTTCAAATACCCGCGCGACATCCGTTTCGTCGAGGCGCTGCCCAAGACCGCGACCGGCAAGATCCAGCGTTTCGCCCTGAGGCAGAAGGCATGA
- the kynU gene encoding kynureninase: MFDLPEGLVYLDGNSLGPLPKGVPARVAGMLGSEWGGLLIKGWNAAGWMDQPRRVGDLVGRLIGAPHGSVVMGDTLSIKVYQAVAAALKMRPERRVILSDTGNFPTDLYMVEGLIATLDAGYELRTVAPDAVADSIGEDVAAVLLTEVDYRTGRKHDMKTITGMAHAAGAVMIWDLAHSAGALPVEIEASGAEFAVGCTYKYINGGPGAPAFIYVRPDLADTAEPALSGWMGHAAPFDFSPDYAPGQGIERMRVGTPPVIQLTALEEAMKLWEDVDMTALRAASIALQEQFIEEVEARVPGLELASPRDPQMRGSQVSFRFDQGYAAMQALIHHDVIGDFRAPDIMRFGFTPLYIDAADVSLAVDRMARVMQERLWDDPRFSSRQRVT, encoded by the coding sequence ATGTTCGACCTTCCCGAGGGGCTGGTCTATCTCGACGGCAATTCGCTCGGCCCCCTGCCGAAGGGCGTGCCCGCGCGCGTTGCCGGGATGCTTGGATCGGAATGGGGCGGGCTTCTCATCAAGGGATGGAACGCTGCCGGCTGGATGGATCAGCCGCGCCGGGTCGGCGATCTGGTCGGCCGGCTCATCGGTGCGCCGCATGGGTCGGTGGTGATGGGTGACACGCTGTCGATCAAGGTCTACCAGGCGGTGGCCGCTGCCTTGAAGATGCGTCCCGAACGCCGGGTGATCCTGTCCGATACCGGCAACTTCCCGACGGACCTCTACATGGTCGAGGGGCTGATCGCGACGCTGGATGCAGGTTACGAGCTGCGCACCGTCGCGCCCGATGCTGTCGCCGATTCCATCGGCGAGGACGTGGCGGCAGTGCTACTGACCGAGGTGGACTACAGGACCGGGCGCAAGCACGACATGAAGACCATCACCGGCATGGCCCATGCGGCAGGCGCGGTGATGATCTGGGATCTGGCACATTCCGCCGGGGCGCTGCCGGTCGAGATCGAAGCCAGTGGCGCCGAATTCGCCGTCGGCTGCACCTACAAGTACATCAACGGCGGGCCCGGGGCGCCGGCCTTCATCTATGTCCGGCCTGACCTAGCCGATACGGCCGAACCCGCGCTGAGCGGCTGGATGGGCCATGCCGCACCTTTTGACTTCTCCCCGGACTACGCGCCGGGGCAGGGGATCGAGCGGATGCGCGTCGGCACGCCCCCGGTCATCCAGCTGACGGCGCTGGAGGAGGCCATGAAGCTCTGGGAGGACGTGGACATGACGGCCTTGCGGGCAGCCTCTATCGCGCTTCAGGAGCAGTTCATCGAAGAGGTCGAGGCCCGCGTGCCCGGGCTGGAACTCGCCAGCCCCCGCGATCCGCAGATGCGCGGCAGTCAGGTATCGTTCCGTTTCGATCAGGGCTACGCTGCCATGCAGGCTTTGATCCATCATGACGTGATCGGCGATTTCCGCGCGCCCGACATCATGCGCTTCGGCTTCACGCCGCTCTACATCGACGCGGCCGACGTGAGCCTTGCCGTGGACAGGATGGCAAGGGTCATGCAGGAAAGGCTCTGGGACGATCCGCGCTTCAGCTCACGCCAGCGGGTCACCTGA
- a CDS encoding RidA family protein: protein MTHRIIQPEGWAPAKGYANGVLSADGTLYVGGQIGWTAEQVFEARDFIGQMRQALLNIRAVVEAAGGVPEDVVRLTWYVTDKSEYLAHQGEVGRAYREVMGRHFPAMTMVVVKELVEDEARLEIEATAVLSR, encoded by the coding sequence ATGACACATCGCATCATTCAGCCCGAGGGCTGGGCACCGGCCAAGGGCTACGCCAACGGCGTGCTGAGCGCAGACGGAACGCTCTATGTCGGGGGGCAGATCGGCTGGACGGCCGAGCAGGTCTTCGAGGCCAGGGATTTCATCGGCCAGATGCGCCAGGCGCTCCTGAACATCCGGGCGGTGGTCGAGGCGGCGGGCGGAGTGCCGGAGGATGTGGTGCGGCTGACCTGGTACGTCACGGACAAGTCGGAATATCTCGCGCATCAGGGCGAGGTGGGGCGGGCCTACCGCGAGGTGATGGGCCGGCATTTCCCTGCGATGACCATGGTCGTCGTGAAGGAACTGGTTGAGGACGAGGCGCGTCTGGAGATCGAGGCGACGGCGGTGCTGTCGCGGTAA
- a CDS encoding branched-chain amino acid ABC transporter permease: protein MHRTTFLNIGLFALLPVTALVALALDEPFIITLVTKVAILALAGVGLNIALGLGGLVSLGHAAFFGIGGYAMGILASHAQNYTPLMEWPFLMAGTNSMPVIWIVALVAGGLAALAIGALSLRTSGVYFIMITLAFGQMLYYFAISWPAYGGEDGLSIYVRNGFPGLNTLDPIQFFGLCFAVLAVALFFAGRMAQAPVGLALSAARQNAERVATVGLSPFRLRLVAFVISGALTALAGALFADLNRFVSPTMFSWQTSGEIMVFVILGGVGRLFGPVAGAALFILLEHVLGGLSEYWHVYLGLLLLLVVLFARGGLIGLLGGKQVAHD from the coding sequence ATGCATCGCACGACGTTTCTCAATATCGGGCTCTTCGCGCTGCTGCCCGTGACGGCGCTGGTCGCGCTGGCGCTGGACGAGCCCTTCATCATCACGCTGGTGACCAAGGTCGCCATCCTCGCGCTTGCTGGCGTCGGGCTGAACATCGCGCTGGGCCTCGGCGGGTTGGTGAGCCTCGGGCATGCGGCCTTCTTCGGGATCGGCGGTTACGCCATGGGCATTCTCGCGAGCCACGCGCAGAACTACACGCCGCTGATGGAATGGCCCTTCCTTATGGCGGGGACGAATTCCATGCCGGTGATCTGGATCGTGGCCCTTGTCGCGGGCGGGCTGGCGGCGCTGGCGATCGGGGCCCTGTCGCTGCGCACCTCCGGCGTCTACTTCATCATGATCACGTTGGCGTTCGGTCAGATGCTCTACTATTTCGCGATCAGCTGGCCGGCCTACGGAGGCGAAGACGGGCTTTCGATCTACGTCCGCAACGGCTTTCCGGGGTTGAACACCCTCGACCCGATCCAGTTCTTCGGCCTCTGCTTTGCGGTGCTCGCTGTCGCACTGTTCTTTGCCGGACGGATGGCGCAGGCTCCCGTCGGTCTCGCGCTGTCTGCCGCGCGCCAGAATGCCGAACGTGTGGCCACCGTGGGTCTCTCACCCTTCCGGCTGCGGCTCGTCGCCTTCGTGATCTCCGGTGCGCTCACCGCACTTGCCGGGGCGCTCTTCGCCGATCTCAACCGCTTCGTCAGCCCGACCATGTTCAGCTGGCAGACGTCCGGAGAGATCATGGTCTTCGTCATCCTCGGCGGGGTAGGGCGGCTGTTCGGCCCCGTGGCCGGTGCGGCGCTGTTCATCCTGCTCGAGCATGTGCTCGGCGGGCTCTCGGAGTACTGGCACGTCTATCTGGGCCTGCTGCTGCTGCTTGTCGTGCTCTTCGCGCGGGGCGGTCTGATCGGTCTCCTCGGGGGCAAGCAGGTGGCCCATGACTGA
- a CDS encoding ABC transporter substrate-binding protein, with product MRFNSLILAAGLAALGTAGFAEGKVKVGMITTLSGGGAGLGIDVRDGFLLAAKKAGNDDLEIVVEDDQQKPEIAVQLADKMIQSEKVDVLTGIIWSNLAMAVVPAAVGQGKFYLSPNAAPAQLAGAGCDPNYFAVSYQNDNLHEAAGAYAKAQGYTKPFILAPNYPAGKDSLNGFKRYYDGDLAGEVYTQLGATDYAPEIAQIRASGADSIFFFLPGGMGISFLKQYADSGVELPVIGPAFSFDQNILQAVGDSALGVMNSSNWNKDLDVPANADFVAAFQEEYDRLPSLYASYGYDTANLLLSAMETADVSDADAFRAALKAADFDSVRGNFSFDSNNHPIQDIYIREVIKEGDIYTNKIVSKVLENRSSAYVDECKM from the coding sequence ATGAGATTCAATTCACTTATCCTTGCCGCGGGACTTGCCGCGCTTGGCACGGCGGGCTTTGCGGAAGGCAAGGTCAAGGTCGGCATGATCACCACGCTTTCGGGCGGCGGGGCGGGCCTTGGCATCGACGTGCGGGACGGTTTCCTGCTGGCCGCGAAGAAGGCCGGGAACGACGACCTCGAAATCGTCGTGGAGGATGACCAGCAGAAGCCCGAGATCGCGGTGCAGCTGGCGGACAAGATGATCCAGTCCGAAAAGGTCGATGTGCTGACCGGCATCATCTGGTCGAACCTCGCCATGGCGGTTGTCCCCGCCGCGGTCGGTCAGGGCAAGTTCTATCTCTCGCCCAACGCCGCCCCTGCGCAGCTGGCCGGCGCAGGCTGCGATCCCAACTACTTCGCGGTCTCCTACCAGAACGACAACCTGCACGAGGCAGCGGGCGCCTATGCGAAGGCGCAGGGCTACACTAAGCCGTTCATCCTCGCGCCCAACTACCCGGCGGGCAAGGACAGCCTGAACGGGTTCAAGCGCTACTATGACGGCGATCTGGCGGGCGAGGTCTATACCCAGCTCGGCGCGACGGATTATGCCCCGGAGATCGCGCAGATCCGGGCGTCGGGTGCGGACAGCATCTTCTTCTTCCTGCCCGGCGGCATGGGGATCTCCTTCCTCAAGCAATATGCCGACAGCGGCGTCGAGCTTCCGGTGATCGGGCCGGCCTTCTCCTTCGATCAGAACATCCTGCAGGCGGTGGGTGACTCCGCACTGGGCGTGATGAACAGCTCGAACTGGAACAAGGACCTCGACGTGCCCGCGAACGCGGATTTCGTCGCGGCATTCCAGGAAGAGTACGACCGGCTGCCCTCGCTTTACGCGTCCTATGGCTATGACACCGCGAACCTGCTGCTCAGCGCGATGGAAACGGCCGACGTCAGCGATGCCGATGCTTTCCGCGCGGCACTGAAGGCTGCGGATTTCGACAGCGTGCGGGGCAACTTCTCGTTCGACAGCAACAATCACCCGATCCAGGACATCTACATCCGCGAGGTGATCAAGGAGGGTGACATCTACACCAACAAGATCGTCTCCAAGGTGCTCGAGAACCGGTCGAGCGCCTATGTCGACGAGTGCAAGATGTAA
- a CDS encoding transposase, translated as MPNYIRARAPGGSYFFTARLRDRGSDLLVREIGLLRRAVRETKARRPFEIDAIVVLPAAIHTIWTLPDGDADFSGRWSLLKGLVSRALPPAPDRSPSHLRRGEKGIWQRRFWEHLIRDARDLNDHLHLIHSAPVQAGLCARPEDWPWTSLHRDRREGGSAGTLPGSRGHGAGPGIRRAS; from the coding sequence ATGCCGAACTACATCCGTGCCCGGGCACCGGGCGGAAGCTACTTCTTCACGGCGCGCCTGCGGGATCGCGGCTCGGACCTGCTTGTGCGCGAGATCGGACTGCTGCGCCGCGCGGTGCGCGAGACGAAGGCGCGCAGGCCATTCGAGATCGACGCGATCGTTGTGCTGCCCGCGGCCATCCATACCATCTGGACCCTGCCGGACGGCGACGCCGATTTCTCCGGACGATGGAGCCTGCTGAAAGGGCTTGTCTCACGCGCGCTGCCGCCCGCGCCCGATCGCAGCCCCTCGCATCTCAGGCGGGGCGAAAAAGGCATCTGGCAGCGACGGTTCTGGGAGCACCTGATCCGCGACGCGCGCGATCTGAACGACCATCTGCACCTGATCCATTCGGCGCCGGTCCAGGCGGGCCTCTGCGCCCGCCCCGAGGACTGGCCCTGGACCTCGCTGCATCGCGACCGGCGGGAGGGAGGCAGCGCAGGCACCTTGCCGGGGTCACGCGGCCATGGCGCCGGCCCCGGCATCCGGCGCGCGTCGTAG
- a CDS encoding tryptophan 2,3-dioxygenase, with protein MSGEAPEGARMDFAEAMSYGDYLGLDAILTAQHPLSDAHDEMLFIVQHQTSELWMRLAIHELQAARTAIAASDLQPAFKMLTRVARIFEQLNGAWDVLRTMTPSEYTLFRPSLGNSSGFQSHQYRLIEFLLGNRNPALVRLHEHVPDARDALEEELARPSLYQVALELLARRLGMAAPELVASQSAWKSRPEIVEHWRLVYESPQTHWELYELAEKLVDLEDYFRRWRFNHVTTVERIIGFKRGTGGTQGIGYLRKMLEVELFPELWHVRTEL; from the coding sequence ATGAGCGGCGAGGCACCGGAAGGCGCCAGGATGGATTTCGCAGAGGCGATGTCCTACGGCGATTACCTCGGGCTCGATGCGATCCTGACCGCGCAGCATCCGCTGTCGGATGCCCATGACGAGATGCTGTTCATCGTGCAGCACCAGACATCCGAGCTCTGGATGCGGCTGGCGATCCATGAACTTCAGGCCGCGCGGACCGCGATCGCTGCGTCCGACCTGCAACCGGCGTTCAAGATGCTGACGCGGGTGGCGCGCATCTTTGAACAACTCAACGGCGCATGGGACGTGCTGCGCACGATGACACCCAGCGAATACACCCTCTTCCGGCCGAGCCTCGGCAATTCCTCGGGGTTCCAGTCGCATCAGTACAGGTTGATCGAATTCCTGCTGGGCAACCGGAATCCGGCCCTTGTCAGGCTTCACGAGCACGTGCCGGACGCGCGTGACGCACTCGAGGAGGAACTGGCCCGTCCCAGCCTCTATCAGGTGGCGCTGGAACTGCTGGCGCGCAGGCTGGGCATGGCGGCGCCGGAGCTCGTGGCCTCGCAGAGCGCCTGGAAGTCGCGGCCCGAGATCGTCGAGCACTGGCGCCTCGTCTACGAGTCGCCCCAGACCCATTGGGAGCTCTATGAGCTGGCCGAGAAACTCGTTGACCTCGAAGACTATTTCCGGCGCTGGCGTTTCAATCATGTCACGACGGTCGAACGCATCATCGGCTTCAAGCGCGGCACCGGCGGCACGCAGGGGATTGGCTATCTGCGCAAGATGCTCGAAGTTGAGCTGTTCCCCGAACTCTGGCACGTGCGGACGGAACTCTAG
- a CDS encoding SDR family NAD(P)-dependent oxidoreductase — translation MLDGKHALVTGGGTGIGLAIARDLAAKGAVVTITGRRAEVLEAATAGAAGLFPLVMDVRDEAEVTGRIAEAVAARGPVQICVANAGIAEGRALHKMDLDFWRAMMATNLDGAFLTIRECLGSMRETDWGRVIAVSSIAGLHGLRGASCYTASKHGMVGLIRALSEDYLGQPYTFNALCPGYVETEIIDRNINSIRARAGVSAQEAREIMVSANPHKRLIRPEEVAAAAAWLVGPGSESVNGQAIEIAGGRV, via the coding sequence ATGCTTGACGGAAAACACGCTCTGGTGACCGGGGGCGGCACCGGCATCGGGCTTGCCATCGCCCGGGACCTGGCCGCGAAGGGCGCGGTGGTGACGATCACCGGTCGGCGGGCGGAGGTGCTCGAAGCGGCGACGGCTGGAGCCGCGGGGCTTTTCCCGCTGGTCATGGACGTGCGCGACGAGGCCGAGGTCACGGGCCGGATCGCGGAAGCGGTGGCGGCGCGCGGGCCGGTGCAGATCTGCGTGGCGAATGCCGGCATCGCCGAGGGCCGCGCGCTGCACAAGATGGACCTCGATTTCTGGCGTGCGATGATGGCGACCAATCTCGACGGCGCATTCCTGACGATCCGCGAATGCCTCGGATCCATGCGCGAGACGGATTGGGGTCGCGTGATCGCTGTATCCTCCATCGCCGGTCTGCACGGCCTGCGCGGGGCGTCCTGCTACACCGCCTCCAAGCATGGAATGGTCGGGCTGATCCGGGCGTTGAGCGAGGATTACCTCGGGCAGCCCTACACCTTCAACGCGCTCTGCCCAGGCTATGTCGAGACCGAGATCATCGACCGCAATATTAACTCGATCCGCGCGCGCGCCGGCGTCAGTGCGCAGGAAGCGCGTGAGATCATGGTCTCTGCCAATCCCCACAAGCGCCTGATCCGTCCCGAGGAGGTGGCTGCGGCGGCCGCCTGGCTGGTGGGCCCCGGATCCGAGAGCGTCAACGGCCAGGCCATCGAGATCGCTGGCGGACGGGTCTGA